A portion of the Trueperaceae bacterium genome contains these proteins:
- a CDS encoding gluconokinase produces the protein MGVSGSGKSTVGVELAGRLGVRFVDGDDLHPEANRAKMAAGVPLTDDDRWPWLDGVRDVLAAGLSGDGGVVVACSALRRAYRDRLRAAGAGVRFAYLRVDRADVLARVSGRSGHFFPPALVASQFETLEEPDPTVEPDVLVPPPGGSSAQVDYLVAALRAERLQGG, from the coding sequence ATGGGCGTGTCGGGGTCGGGCAAGAGCACCGTCGGGGTCGAGCTGGCGGGTCGCCTCGGGGTGCGGTTCGTCGACGGCGACGACCTCCACCCGGAGGCCAACCGCGCCAAGATGGCGGCGGGGGTGCCGCTGACGGACGATGACAGGTGGCCGTGGCTGGACGGCGTGCGCGACGTCCTGGCCGCGGGGCTGAGTGGGGACGGCGGCGTGGTGGTGGCGTGCAGCGCCCTGCGGCGCGCTTACCGAGACCGGCTGCGGGCGGCGGGCGCGGGCGTGCGCTTCGCTTACCTGCGCGTCGACCGCGCGGACGTGCTGGCGCGCGTGAGCGGGCGGAGCGGGCACTTCTTCCCGCCGGCGCTCGTGGCGTCCCAGTTCGAGACGCTGGAGGAGCCCGACCCGACGGTGGAGCCCGACGTGCTCGTGCCGCCGCCCGGCGGCTCGTCGGCGCAGGTCGACTACCTGGTGGCGGCTCTTCGGGCGGAGCGGCTTCAGGGCGGCTAG
- a CDS encoding HU family DNA-binding protein, producing MARAKAAPKKADKTVSKADLVGEVAEATGQSKKAVKETMDALLASMTSSIAKGSKVTLTGFGTFEVRKRKARTGVKPGTTEKIKIPASQYPAFKAGKSLKDTVSGKKPAAKKAAAKK from the coding sequence ATGGCAAGAGCCAAAGCAGCACCCAAGAAGGCAGACAAGACCGTCAGCAAGGCCGATCTCGTCGGGGAGGTCGCGGAAGCCACCGGTCAGTCCAAGAAGGCCGTCAAGGAGACGATGGACGCCCTACTCGCGTCCATGACCTCGAGCATCGCCAAGGGGAGCAAGGTCACGCTCACGGGCTTCGGCACCTTCGAGGTCCGCAAGCGCAAGGCGCGCACCGGCGTCAAGCCCGGCACGACCGAGAAGATCAAGATCCCGGCCAGCCAGTACCCCGCCTTCAAGGCCGGCAAGAGCCTGAAGGACACCGTCAGCGGCAAGAAGCCCGCCGCCAAGAAGGCCGCGGCGAAGAAGTAA
- a CDS encoding SLC13 family permease produces the protein MLAVFLILAGATALFVSDRVRLDVVALLVVLALALTGVLTPQQALAGFADPLVVMIAGLFVVGFAIVNTGLASAVGHALGRLAGDSEPRMIAAVMLATGLLSAFMSSTGTVAVMLPIATAMAWRAKVSPSKLLLPAAFAALVGGMLTLIATPPNLVVSGALEGVGRAPFGFFAFTPLGVAMLLVTVLYMVFLGRRLLPAAAPATPGVGAGEADLVEVAERYGLPVRLGRLTLGAASPLVGDTLRGLRWPERLGVLVLSIDTEPAAVRAGLRSRRHLGRSKRLGPDTRLSAGDRVLLQGSREALEAVAGLAEAPLEEVGALGDDLVPANLGFAEVLLTPRSSWVGNSLATLRFRERFGVQVVALQRGGERLLEGSGASRLAETRLRFGDTLLVQGPLAAIDRLDAERLDAVVLSETGGERPAPKRSRAPVAVAVLAAMLVSMSAGWLAPVVAVLVAVLALVLTGCLTAEEAYRSVQWQSVVLIAGMLPLATALESTGGVRLLADAAVAAFGGSGFLVLLAGTYVVTAGLGQVMSNTATAVLMAPVALSAAELVGVSPEGVLMMVALASASSFCTPMSTPVNTLVVGPGQYRFMDFVRVGLPLQVLMGVVGLVLVPWLFPA, from the coding sequence ATGCTCGCCGTGTTCCTCATCCTCGCCGGAGCGACGGCGCTGTTCGTGTCGGACAGGGTCCGCCTCGACGTCGTCGCGTTGCTCGTGGTGCTGGCGCTCGCTCTCACCGGGGTGTTGACGCCGCAGCAGGCGCTGGCCGGGTTCGCGGACCCGTTGGTCGTCATGATCGCCGGGCTGTTCGTGGTCGGGTTCGCCATCGTCAACACGGGGCTGGCGTCAGCGGTGGGGCACGCGCTCGGCCGCTTGGCGGGGGATAGCGAGCCGCGCATGATAGCCGCGGTCATGCTGGCCACCGGGCTGCTGTCGGCGTTCATGAGCTCGACCGGCACCGTGGCCGTCATGCTGCCCATCGCGACGGCCATGGCGTGGCGCGCGAAGGTGAGCCCCAGCAAGCTGCTGCTGCCCGCGGCGTTCGCCGCGCTGGTGGGCGGGATGTTGACGCTCATCGCCACGCCTCCCAACCTGGTCGTGTCGGGGGCGCTGGAGGGGGTGGGCCGGGCGCCGTTCGGTTTCTTCGCGTTCACGCCGTTAGGCGTCGCCATGCTGCTGGTCACGGTCCTCTACATGGTCTTCTTGGGGCGCCGCCTCCTGCCCGCGGCGGCGCCGGCCACGCCGGGGGTGGGTGCGGGTGAGGCCGACCTCGTGGAGGTGGCCGAGCGCTACGGCCTTCCGGTGCGGTTGGGCCGCCTCACGTTGGGCGCGGCCTCGCCGCTGGTGGGCGACACGTTGCGGGGGCTGCGGTGGCCGGAGCGCCTCGGCGTGCTGGTGCTGTCGATCGACACGGAGCCGGCGGCCGTGCGGGCCGGCCTCAGGTCGCGACGTCACCTTGGTCGCTCGAAGCGGCTGGGGCCCGACACGCGCCTCAGCGCCGGCGACCGCGTGTTGCTGCAGGGGAGCCGCGAGGCCCTGGAGGCGGTGGCGGGCCTGGCGGAGGCGCCGCTCGAGGAGGTGGGGGCGCTGGGCGACGACCTCGTGCCGGCCAACCTGGGCTTCGCGGAGGTCCTGTTGACGCCGAGGTCGAGTTGGGTCGGTAACAGCCTCGCGACGCTGCGGTTCAGGGAGCGCTTCGGGGTGCAGGTCGTGGCGTTGCAGCGTGGCGGCGAGCGACTGTTGGAGGGGAGCGGCGCGAGTCGCCTCGCCGAGACGCGCCTGCGCTTCGGCGACACCCTGCTCGTGCAGGGTCCGCTGGCGGCCATCGACCGCCTGGACGCCGAGCGGCTCGACGCGGTGGTGCTGAGCGAGACGGGGGGCGAGCGGCCGGCGCCCAAGAGGAGCAGGGCGCCCGTGGCCGTGGCGGTGCTGGCGGCCATGCTGGTGAGCATGTCGGCCGGGTGGCTGGCGCCGGTCGTGGCGGTGCTGGTGGCGGTGCTTGCCCTGGTGCTCACCGGCTGCCTAACGGCCGAGGAGGCATACCGGTCTGTTCAGTGGCAGTCGGTGGTCCTGATCGCCGGGATGTTGCCGCTCGCCACGGCGCTCGAGTCGACCGGCGGCGTCCGGCTGCTGGCGGACGCCGCGGTGGCCGCGTTCGGCGGGTCGGGCTTCCTCGTCCTGCTCGCCGGCACCTACGTGGTGACGGCCGGCCTGGGCCAGGTGATGTCGAACACCGCCACTGCCGTGTTGATGGCGCCCGTGGCGCTGAGCGCCGCCGAGCTGGTTGGCGTGAGCCCGGAGGGCGTCCTGATGATGGTGGCGCTCGCCTCCGCCTCGTCCTTCTGCACCCCCATGTCGACCCCGGTCAACACGCTCGTGGTCGGTCCCGGTCAGTACCGCTTCATGGACTTCGTCCGGGTCGGCCTGCCGTTGCAGGTGTTGATGGGGGTCGTCGGGCTGGTCCTCGTACCGTGGCTGTTCCCTGCCTGA
- a CDS encoding VOC family protein, giving the protein MIAGARYAHTNLVARDWRALADFYVRLFGCEFVPPERDDAGPALEAGTGVPGAAMAGVHLRLPGHGPGGPTLEIFTYTPAVDAMAAVVNRPGYGHIAFEVASVADARERVLSEGGRAVGDVVTLERAGGARVTWCYVTDPEGNVLELQAWS; this is encoded by the coding sequence GTGATCGCCGGCGCCCGCTACGCCCACACCAACCTGGTGGCCCGCGACTGGCGTGCCCTCGCGGACTTCTACGTCCGGCTCTTCGGCTGCGAGTTCGTGCCGCCCGAGCGCGACGACGCTGGCCCCGCCCTCGAGGCCGGCACGGGCGTGCCGGGCGCCGCCATGGCCGGCGTCCACCTGCGCCTGCCGGGGCACGGGCCAGGAGGGCCGACCCTCGAGATCTTCACCTACACGCCGGCGGTCGACGCTATGGCGGCCGTAGTGAACCGGCCCGGGTACGGGCACATCGCCTTCGAGGTTGCCTCGGTGGCGGACGCCCGCGAGCGCGTGCTGAGCGAGGGTGGCCGCGCGGTGGGCGACGTCGTCACGCTCGAGCGGGCCGGTGGCGCCCGGGTGACGTGGTGTTACGTCACCGACCCCGAGGGCAACGTGCTGGAGCTGCAGGCCTGGTCGTGA
- the rplU gene encoding 50S ribosomal protein L21 translates to MFAIVEAGGKQYRVAEGDVLKVEKLTAEPGATVELPVLLVGGEAVKVGAPHVAGASVQAEVIGHGRGDKIHIYKFKAKANYRRHIGHRQEFTSVRITSIRG, encoded by the coding sequence ATGTTCGCAATCGTTGAAGCTGGCGGCAAGCAGTACCGCGTGGCCGAGGGTGACGTGCTCAAGGTCGAGAAGCTCACGGCCGAGCCGGGCGCCACCGTCGAGTTGCCCGTCCTGCTGGTGGGCGGCGAGGCCGTCAAGGTCGGCGCGCCGCACGTGGCCGGCGCCAGCGTGCAGGCCGAGGTCATCGGCCACGGCCGCGGCGACAAGATCCACATCTACAAGTTCAAGGCCAAGGCCAACTACCGCCGCCACATCGGCCACAGGCAAGAGTTCACCAGCGTGCGGATCACGAGCATCCGCGGCTGA
- the rpmA gene encoding 50S ribosomal protein L27, with the protein MAHKKGVGSTRNGRDSNSQRLGVKRFDGQTVLAGNILVRQRGTRFKPGRNVGLGSDFTLFALRDGVVRFDDKGAKGRFVSIDAAPAAVSAD; encoded by the coding sequence ATGGCTCATAAGAAGGGCGTAGGCAGCACCCGCAACGGGCGCGACTCGAACTCGCAGCGGCTCGGCGTCAAGCGCTTCGACGGGCAGACCGTCCTGGCCGGCAACATCCTCGTGCGGCAGCGCGGCACGCGCTTCAAGCCGGGCAGGAACGTCGGCCTCGGCTCCGACTTCACGCTGTTCGCCCTGCGCGACGGCGTGGTTCGCTTCGACGACAAGGGCGCGAAGGGTCGTTTCGTCAGCATCGATGCCGCCCCCGCGGCCGTGTCGGCCGACTGA
- the obgE gene encoding GTPase ObgE has protein sequence MAFRDVLDIQVQGGKGGDGGLSFMRLKYIPKGGPDGGHGGRGGSVYLRAIDDLTSLDKLVGRAQYRAPVGKQGEGKNKAGPGGDDVYVEVPVGTIATDLETGEVVADLVEVGQTAIVAAGGSGGRGNATFATSTRRAPRFAEKGTPGEARRLRLELRTIADVGLVGYPNAGKSSLLAALSNSRPAIASYPFTTLSPNLGVVELELERFTMADIPGIIEDAHKGKGLGLEFLRHISRTRLLVYVLDVSDEPKATFDALRFELGEYDPELLDRPALVLLNKMDLVDAAELADRERELSGEGLPVACVSALEGRGADALKATLFALLPPRPKPVAATGPRRVSHEPIEVRRDMAGTGWVVTGSELEDVVARFDAANPEAVSYLQHHFKSFGVNQLLKRAGAASGEEVQIGAAVFEYFDDTAAETSSPTQTDAERAGRRYLEETRAREAGAGADEEEGLGASDAAVDAGRPAARTAAEEGAAGTEDDG, from the coding sequence ATGGCTTTCCGAGACGTGCTCGACATCCAGGTGCAAGGGGGCAAGGGCGGCGACGGCGGCCTCTCCTTCATGCGCCTCAAGTACATCCCGAAGGGGGGCCCCGACGGCGGCCACGGCGGCCGGGGCGGCTCCGTGTACCTCCGCGCCATCGACGACCTCACGTCGCTCGACAAGCTGGTCGGTCGGGCGCAGTACCGCGCGCCCGTCGGGAAGCAGGGCGAGGGCAAGAACAAGGCAGGGCCCGGCGGCGACGACGTGTACGTCGAGGTGCCGGTTGGCACCATCGCCACGGACCTCGAGACGGGAGAGGTCGTGGCCGACCTCGTGGAGGTCGGCCAGACCGCCATCGTCGCGGCCGGCGGGTCAGGCGGCCGCGGCAACGCCACCTTCGCCACCTCCACCAGGCGGGCGCCGCGCTTCGCTGAGAAGGGCACGCCCGGCGAGGCGCGAAGGCTGCGCCTGGAACTGCGCACCATCGCCGACGTCGGCCTCGTGGGCTACCCGAACGCCGGCAAGTCGAGCCTGCTCGCGGCCCTCTCGAACTCCAGGCCGGCGATCGCCTCCTACCCGTTCACGACCCTCAGTCCCAACCTCGGGGTGGTCGAGCTGGAGCTGGAGCGCTTCACCATGGCCGACATCCCGGGCATCATTGAGGACGCTCACAAGGGGAAGGGGCTGGGGCTCGAGTTCCTGCGCCACATCTCGAGGACCCGGCTCCTCGTCTACGTGCTCGACGTCTCGGACGAGCCGAAGGCGACGTTCGACGCCCTTCGTTTCGAACTCGGCGAGTACGACCCGGAGCTGCTCGACCGCCCGGCGCTGGTACTGCTCAACAAGATGGACCTGGTGGACGCCGCCGAGCTGGCCGACCGGGAGCGCGAGCTGAGCGGCGAGGGCCTGCCGGTCGCGTGCGTGTCGGCGCTGGAGGGTCGGGGCGCCGACGCCCTCAAGGCCACCCTGTTCGCGCTCCTGCCGCCGCGGCCGAAGCCGGTCGCGGCGACGGGTCCGCGCCGGGTCAGTCACGAGCCGATAGAGGTGAGGCGCGACATGGCGGGCACCGGTTGGGTGGTGACCGGCAGCGAGCTCGAGGACGTCGTGGCGCGCTTCGACGCCGCCAACCCGGAGGCCGTCAGCTACCTGCAACACCACTTCAAGAGCTTCGGGGTCAACCAGTTGTTGAAGCGCGCCGGGGCCGCTTCCGGCGAGGAGGTGCAGATCGGGGCGGCGGTCTTCGAGTACTTCGACGACACCGCCGCCGAGACGAGCAGCCCGACCCAGACGGACGCGGAGCGTGCGGGCCGGCGTTACCTGGAGGAGACTCGGGCACGGGAGGCCGGCGCCGGCGCCGATGAGGAAGAAGGCCTGGGGGCGAGCGACGCCGCCGTCGACGCAGGACGACCCGCCGCCCGGACGGCTGCCGAGGAGGGGGCGGCCGGAACCGAGGACGACGGGTGA
- the yqeK gene encoding bis(5'-nucleosyl)-tetraphosphatase (symmetrical) YqeK translates to MTGAEQGSVAAARATPDLETYRRRVRELVTAARMGHIERVTETAVAIARANGLDERLQHQVELAAVLHDAARDLPDDELVRLGAPADELERRHPLTLHGRAARSLAATWGVTDEAVLGAIEGHVFGVPPTDAVGMCVYVADVCEPGRGVNDDLRELAMHDLLAAYRRAVVTKVRYLEAAGKPVHPGTLAVYRRLFGEEAR, encoded by the coding sequence ATGACAGGGGCCGAGCAGGGGTCGGTGGCGGCGGCTCGCGCCACGCCCGACCTCGAGACGTACCGCCGCCGCGTGCGCGAGCTCGTCACGGCGGCGCGGATGGGCCACATCGAGAGGGTGACGGAGACGGCGGTGGCCATCGCCAGGGCTAATGGCCTCGATGAACGCCTGCAGCACCAGGTCGAGCTCGCCGCGGTCCTGCACGACGCCGCGCGCGACCTGCCCGACGACGAGCTCGTGCGCCTCGGGGCCCCTGCGGACGAGCTCGAACGCCGCCACCCGCTCACGCTCCACGGCCGCGCCGCCAGGAGCCTGGCGGCCACATGGGGCGTGACGGACGAGGCGGTGCTCGGCGCCATCGAGGGCCACGTGTTCGGGGTGCCGCCCACCGACGCCGTGGGCATGTGCGTCTACGTCGCCGACGTCTGCGAGCCGGGACGCGGCGTCAACGACGACCTCAGGGAGCTGGCCATGCACGACCTCCTCGCGGCCTACAGGCGCGCGGTGGTCACCAAGGTCCGTTACCTCGAGGCCGCCGGCAAGCCCGTGCACCCGGGCACGCTCGCGGTCTACCGCAGGCTGTTCGGGGAGGAGGCCCGGTGA
- a CDS encoding LCP family protein, translated as MTRRGARLVALLGIVVALTGLAGYWLTRDVDRKTLGEDQRRLLGLAADEFHVSFVVAGRDIVYGDAPSTPIYDRDGTIVAWDFRGYRGTDGTNTDTILYVDIQGDDISVIAIPRDLLVSERRKINEVYARGGAEGLLKQVEAVLGVPIDYYVIIKLDIFQNLVDALGGVRVDVPYPMDYDDNAGRLHIHFKAGPQLMDGKAASDFVRYRHSLRGDIDRLDNVKRLAYAMLQRVKELNVRAVTKLPELADTFFEDVETNVSPALAREMALRVGALELTTTATLPNQESETVRGAVTYDPATVNAFMAATFGGQAREFVKTPDLTLLITDHSGVPGALDWYRDNLVALGVQPDNLIVRSGEVDPTPTRLLATLDTWNDADYFASLLNVGKQQVDRFDPVQRRAVKLELVLGNDALTRSAHRADEAVAFAGQTE; from the coding sequence GTGACGCGCCGCGGCGCCAGGTTGGTGGCGCTCCTGGGCATCGTCGTCGCACTCACCGGCCTCGCGGGCTACTGGCTCACCCGCGACGTGGACCGCAAGACGCTCGGCGAGGACCAACGCCGCCTGCTGGGCCTCGCCGCCGACGAGTTCCACGTCAGCTTCGTGGTGGCCGGTCGCGACATCGTGTATGGTGACGCCCCCTCCACCCCGATATACGACCGTGACGGGACGATCGTCGCCTGGGACTTCCGCGGCTACCGCGGGACCGACGGCACGAACACCGACACCATCCTCTACGTCGACATCCAGGGCGACGACATCTCGGTGATCGCGATCCCGCGCGACCTGCTGGTGAGCGAGCGGCGGAAGATCAACGAGGTCTACGCGCGCGGTGGCGCGGAGGGACTCCTGAAGCAGGTCGAGGCCGTCCTCGGCGTGCCCATCGACTACTACGTCATCATCAAGCTCGACATCTTCCAGAACCTGGTCGACGCGCTCGGCGGGGTGCGGGTCGACGTCCCTTACCCGATGGATTACGACGACAACGCCGGCCGGCTCCACATCCACTTCAAGGCCGGGCCGCAGCTCATGGACGGCAAGGCCGCCAGCGATTTCGTGCGTTACCGACACTCACTGCGGGGCGACATCGACAGGCTAGACAACGTCAAGCGGCTCGCCTACGCCATGCTCCAGCGCGTCAAGGAGCTCAACGTGCGGGCCGTCACGAAGCTGCCCGAACTGGCCGACACGTTCTTCGAGGACGTGGAGACGAACGTGAGTCCGGCCCTCGCCCGCGAGATGGCGCTCCGCGTCGGCGCCCTCGAGCTGACCACCACCGCGACCCTGCCCAACCAGGAGAGCGAGACGGTGCGGGGTGCCGTCACCTACGACCCCGCCACCGTCAACGCCTTCATGGCCGCAACGTTCGGTGGCCAGGCGCGCGAGTTCGTGAAGACGCCCGACCTCACGCTGCTGATAACGGATCATAGCGGCGTGCCCGGAGCGCTCGACTGGTACCGCGACAACCTGGTCGCGCTCGGGGTGCAGCCCGACAACCTGATCGTGCGTTCCGGCGAGGTCGACCCCACCCCCACTCGACTGCTGGCCACCCTCGACACCTGGAACGACGCGGACTACTTCGCCTCGCTGCTCAACGTCGGCAAGCAGCAGGTCGATCGCTTCGACCCTGTCCAGCGCCGGGCCGTGAAGCTCGAGCTCGTGTTGGGCAACGACGCCCTGACCCGGAGTGCCCACCGCGCCGATGAGGCCGTGGCGTTCGCCGGGCAGACCGAATGA
- the rsfS gene encoding ribosome silencing factor, with amino-acid sequence MQCVVDALDDKRAVDVVVLDLRDVSDSLDCFVVATGESSLQLKALEESVHARQKAEGRLPRGVEGPSDRWVLLDYGPVVVHLMSPEARDFYDLEGLWADAERVEVTPN; translated from the coding sequence GTGCAGTGCGTCGTCGACGCCCTGGACGACAAGCGCGCCGTCGACGTCGTGGTGCTCGACCTTCGCGACGTGTCGGACTCGCTCGACTGCTTCGTCGTCGCCACGGGCGAATCCAGCCTGCAGCTCAAGGCGCTGGAGGAGTCCGTACATGCGCGCCAGAAGGCCGAGGGGCGGCTTCCCCGCGGGGTCGAGGGCCCGTCCGACCGCTGGGTGCTGCTCGACTACGGGCCGGTGGTCGTGCACCTCATGAGCCCCGAGGCTCGCGACTTCTACGACCTCGAGGGGCTGTGGGCCGACGCTGAGCGCGTCGAGGTGACCCCGAACTGA
- a CDS encoding YraN family protein: MRAPRDQGGTAGPTAPAPTARHWAEALARRYLEELGFTHLASNYRLRGGELDLVMQDGATVVVVEVKQRKDARHGHPAEALRRPQLTRLRRTAEHFTAVALGRPDAAVRLDLVTVVGGEDSHRLEHRPGVSWGRGADA; this comes from the coding sequence ATGCGGGCACCCCGCGACCAGGGCGGGACCGCCGGTCCCACCGCGCCCGCGCCCACGGCGCGGCATTGGGCGGAGGCGCTCGCGCGGCGCTACCTGGAGGAGCTGGGCTTCACGCACCTCGCGAGCAACTACCGCTTGCGGGGCGGCGAACTCGACCTGGTCATGCAGGACGGCGCCACAGTCGTGGTGGTCGAGGTGAAGCAACGCAAGGACGCGCGCCACGGCCACCCCGCCGAGGCGCTGAGGCGACCCCAGTTGACGCGGCTGCGCCGCACGGCCGAGCACTTCACGGCGGTCGCGCTCGGCAGGCCGGACGCCGCCGTCCGGCTCGACCTCGTCACGGTCGTGGGAGGCGAGGACTCGCACCGGCTGGAGCACCGACCCGGCGTGAGCTGGGGCCGGGGAGCGGACGCCTGA
- a CDS encoding phosphoribosylanthranilate isomerase, with translation MASPGAVTDGDRGAAPYLRVKVCGITRPEDALAAEGAGVDAIGLIFAPGSKRRVSAERAAEVVAVLGPFATRVGVFVDADAAEVLDLVRALRLDAVQLHGSETPEYARRLTSEVRVVRALRFAPGLTPDDVATYPADAFLLDSPRPGSGVPFAWADAWAWRGFARLILAGGLDPSNVAQAVATLRPYAVDVASGVESRPGVKDGAAISAFVAAARGAADDRFPVGPWPTPGQWSDR, from the coding sequence ATGGCGTCGCCTGGCGCCGTTACGGACGGTGACCGGGGCGCGGCGCCCTACCTGCGCGTCAAGGTGTGCGGCATCACGCGGCCCGAAGACGCGCTGGCGGCGGAGGGCGCGGGGGTCGACGCCATCGGGCTGATCTTCGCCCCGGGCTCGAAGCGGCGGGTGAGCGCCGAACGGGCCGCCGAGGTGGTGGCCGTCCTCGGCCCCTTCGCCACGCGCGTCGGGGTGTTCGTCGACGCCGACGCCGCCGAGGTGCTCGACCTGGTGCGGGCCTTGCGACTCGACGCCGTTCAGCTGCACGGCAGCGAGACGCCGGAGTACGCGCGCCGGCTGACGAGCGAGGTGCGCGTGGTGCGGGCGCTGAGGTTCGCGCCGGGGCTGACCCCCGACGACGTCGCCACCTACCCCGCCGACGCCTTCCTGCTCGACTCCCCCCGCCCCGGTTCGGGCGTGCCGTTCGCGTGGGCGGACGCGTGGGCGTGGCGCGGCTTCGCCAGGTTGATACTGGCGGGCGGACTCGACCCGAGCAACGTCGCGCAGGCGGTCGCGACGCTGCGGCCGTACGCCGTCGACGTCGCCAGCGGGGTGGAGTCGCGCCCCGGCGTCAAGGACGGCGCCGCCATCTCGGCGTTCGTCGCCGCGGCGCGGGGGGCCGCGGACGATCGGTTCCCGGTCGGTCCCTGGCCGACGCCCGGCCAGTGGTCGGACCGCTGA
- a CDS encoding cupin domain-containing protein, producing the protein MKTVTISDARRFSLDGVERRPLIEQGDITVDLVCFEAGQREDVPGPGASIVYQVLEGEALVRFGGETHRLGKGKLMTLGAGEEHALENAGGGLLVVLATSAR; encoded by the coding sequence GTGAAGACGGTAACCATCAGCGACGCGCGCCGCTTCTCGCTCGACGGAGTGGAGCGGCGCCCGCTCATCGAACAGGGCGACATCACGGTGGATCTGGTGTGCTTCGAGGCAGGCCAGCGCGAGGACGTGCCGGGCCCCGGCGCAAGCATCGTCTACCAGGTGCTGGAGGGCGAGGCGCTCGTGCGCTTCGGTGGCGAGACGCACCGGCTCGGCAAGGGCAAGCTCATGACGTTGGGCGCCGGCGAGGAACACGCCCTCGAGAACGCGGGCGGCGGCCTGCTGGTGGTGCTCGCGACCAGCGCGCGGTGA